In a single window of the Pandoraea pulmonicola genome:
- a CDS encoding MFS transporter: protein MTQSAMDARPANAPPPDPAHAMPAAPSSSAASNAAAAQPAARRVGLRDWYMLIVLTAIFVLSFIDRSSLSLVVGPLKQELGVSDFQMSLLLGLSFVVLYSTFSIPAGYLADRFSRRGIIGWAVFVWSSMTVLCGFASNYLQLFLGRTGIGIGEGALQPAAYSMIRDTFPPDRRGRAFGIYHMGPMLGVGFSLFVGGMLLSVSQSGDVAHWPILGSLRPWQFVIVVPGLVGIPLALLMLTLREPARPAKQQSTDAPGYRDALRFVRSEWRLYVPLWVAATLYAMAISGFNAWLPTVIARAWQLPLPSIGRMLGPLMMVSVPAGLVILGAVMDRLSRRGRRAAPLEVAMVSTFLSCLATLFLAFTDNHALAVVLYVCHTFFASPIPSSAGATMAQITPGRMMGKLSSLFFLVQNLLGLALGPTVAATISHLFFSGPMAMGYAIITTFCGCTAIAAVMYGLVAVQVRRRNFE, encoded by the coding sequence ATGACCCAATCCGCGATGGACGCCCGACCGGCGAACGCGCCCCCGCCCGATCCCGCGCACGCCATGCCGGCGGCGCCATCCTCATCCGCCGCATCGAACGCAGCGGCGGCCCAACCCGCGGCCCGCCGCGTCGGTCTGCGCGACTGGTACATGCTGATCGTGCTCACGGCGATCTTCGTGCTGTCGTTCATCGATCGCTCGTCGCTCTCGCTCGTGGTCGGTCCGCTCAAGCAGGAGCTCGGCGTCAGCGACTTTCAGATGAGCCTGCTGCTCGGGCTTTCGTTTGTGGTGCTCTACAGCACGTTCAGCATTCCCGCCGGCTATCTCGCGGACCGGTTCAGCCGGCGCGGCATCATCGGCTGGGCCGTATTCGTGTGGTCGTCGATGACCGTGCTGTGCGGCTTCGCATCGAACTACCTCCAGCTCTTTCTCGGACGCACCGGCATCGGCATCGGCGAAGGCGCGCTGCAGCCGGCGGCCTATTCGATGATTCGCGACACCTTTCCGCCGGACCGGCGCGGGCGCGCGTTCGGCATTTATCACATGGGACCGATGCTTGGCGTCGGTTTTTCGCTTTTCGTCGGCGGCATGCTGCTGAGCGTGTCGCAAAGCGGCGATGTGGCGCACTGGCCGATTCTCGGCTCGCTCCGACCGTGGCAGTTCGTGATCGTGGTGCCCGGTCTCGTGGGTATTCCCCTCGCGCTGCTGATGCTCACGTTGCGCGAACCGGCGCGGCCCGCGAAGCAACAGAGCACGGATGCCCCCGGCTACCGCGATGCGCTTCGCTTCGTTCGCAGCGAGTGGCGTCTGTATGTTCCGCTGTGGGTGGCCGCCACGCTCTATGCCATGGCGATCTCGGGCTTCAACGCATGGTTGCCGACCGTCATCGCGCGCGCTTGGCAATTGCCGCTGCCGAGCATCGGCCGCATGCTCGGGCCGCTGATGATGGTATCGGTGCCCGCCGGGCTCGTCATTCTCGGGGCCGTCATGGACCGGCTTTCGCGCCGCGGACGCCGTGCCGCACCGCTCGAAGTGGCGATGGTTTCGACGTTCCTCTCGTGCCTGGCGACCCTCTTTCTGGCCTTCACGGACAACCATGCACTGGCCGTCGTGCTGTACGTCTGCCACACCTTCTTCGCCAGTCCGATTCCATCGTCCGCCGGCGCGACGATGGCGCAGATCACCCCCGGACGCATGATGGGCAAGCTCTCGTCGCTGTTCTTCCTCGTGCAGAACCTGCTGGGGCTGGCGCTCGGCCCCACGGTCGCCGCCACCATCTCGCACCTGTTCTTCTCGGGTCCGATGGCCATGGGCTAC